A part of Rhopalosiphum maidis isolate BTI-1 chromosome 3, ASM367621v3, whole genome shotgun sequence genomic DNA contains:
- the LOC113558344 gene encoding E3 SUMO-protein ligase PIAS3-like produces MISLLKVVDDALHHIVHTFSSEDIRRILCVLPNQVIHGNKTSLCNRLINFLTSSASPSQKSFAKKEILKVHNARSKQIKQLRLLNKPIPTPLIPAPIVINPTASITFEHDLPFFKTLKTVVAPLYCSPTSSKLISIYFIEESIKNFIVQSWDNKSNKYKHTIILRLEQLERKSLIERLPYNLNVSLNGRQCKLPELNTGDLEMEDESKLPEVPEELSSTDDDSISFPWRQNIPIELTEYLNLQTGLRDLLGVSWSDEPISYIVGVFVVQKLTWEDLIVELKKKPTRAYEKTLKFIKELNKSEIDIRVGTHSVTIKDPLTMQRMKLPARGVECVHLQCFDAISFLRMNEQKQTWLCPLCKKRVKFENIEIDEYFLKIVQSPTVSEECENVILLEDGTWVETKTNAFSSNSKRKN; encoded by the exons ATGATTAGCTTATTAAaa gttGTTGATGACGCCTTACATCATATTGTGCATACATTTAGTTCAGAAGATATACGAAGAATTTTATGTGTTTTACCAAACCAGGTAATACATGGGAACAAAACGTCTTTATGTAACCgtcttataaattttttaacatcatCTGCTAGTCCATCTCAAAAATCTTTCGcgaaaaaagaaattttaaaagttcataaTGCTCGATCAAAACAGATAAAACAACTTAGATTACTCAACAAACCTATACCTACACCTCTAATTCCAGCGCCTATTGTTATAAATCCAACCGCATCCATAACATTTGAACATGATCTACCATTCTTTAAGACACTAAAAACTGTGGTAGCACCCTTATACTGCAGTCCTACTTCTTCTAAATTAATTAGCATCTATTTTATAGaagaaagtattaaaaattttattgttcaatCATGGGATAATAAATCCAACAAATATaagcatacaattattttaagattagaACAACTTGAAAGGAAATCATTAATTGAACGTCTACCTTACAACCTTAATGTTTCTCTGAATGGTCGTCAATGTAAGTTACCTGAGTTAAATACGGGTGATTTAGAGATGGAAGATGAGTCAAAACTGCCAGAAGTACCAGAGGAGTTAAGCTCAACAGACGACGACAGCATTTCATTTCCATGGCGACAGAATATTCCTATAGAGTTAActgaatatttgaatttacaaaCAGGTTTAAGGGATTTATTAGGTGTGTCATGGTCAGATGAACCAATTAGTTATATTGTTGGTGTTTTTGTAGTCCAAAAATTAACTTGGGAAGATCTGATTGtagaacttaaaaaaaaaccgacaCGCGCCTatgaaaaaactttaaaatttattaaggaACTTAATAAAAGTGAAATCGACATTAGAGTTGGCACTCATTCTGTTACTATCAAGGATCCATTAACTATGCAAAGAATGAAACTGCCTGCACGAGGTGTAGAATGTGTACATTTGCAATGTTTTGATGCAATAAGTTTCTTACGAATGaatgaacaaaaacaaacATGGTTATGTCCATTATGTAAGAAACgagttaaatttgaaaacattgaaattgatgaatattttcttaaaatagttCAAAGTCCAACTGTAAGTGAAGAAtgtgaaaatgttattttattggaaGATGGTACTTGGGTTGAAACAAAAACTAATGCTTTTTCAAGTAATTCAAAAAGAAAGAACTGA